The DNA window GTATTGCATTGCCAGATACAGGCTGGTGGGCGTTTTCCCACAGCGCGAAACGCCAAGAAGGATCACCTGGGCCTGGTCGAGGTTGCGCAGTGAAATCCCGTCATCGTGAGCGAGTGTGTAGTCGATAGCAGCGATACGTGCGTCGTACTTATTCAGATTACCCGGCGTCAGTCCGTGAGTACGATGAGCGATCGGCGACGGGTCAAGACGTAATTCCTGTTGCAGCGGGGCCACCAACGCCTGAACGATGTCCTGACAAAATCCTTCGCTTTGCATGATGATGTCGCGAATTTCCGGAATAACGATGGAGTAGAAGACCAGCGGACGGATACCGGTTTGTTGAAAAATCGCGTCAATTTGTTCCTTCACGGCGCGCGCGCGGCTGATATTTTCGACAAACGGCAGGGTCACGCTGCTAATGGCGACCGGGAATTGCGACATGACCGCATGACCCAGCACTTCTGCCGTAATGGCGGTACCGTCGGAAATATAAAACACGTGGCGATCTACAGCACTTTCCATTTTGACCATCCGGTATAAAGAGTTTAATTACCTGAAAGCTGATATTAAATTTAAGCATATCGCTCCAGGCTTTGTCTCATATTTAAAAAGTGAAACGCTATTTTTATTTTTAATGAAAAGCCCTATTCATTTTTTGTAACTGCGTATCTTTTGTATCAAAATCCACCAGATTCTTGAAGAATCATTAAGTTAGCTATATCTGGAAAAGAATCCTAAAAACGAAAAAATAATTTGCTTGAACGATTCACCGTTTTTTTAAGCCGCGTAAATATGTCAGGATAAATCCCGTAGTCGATCGTGAATTATTTATCACTGGTATTAAATCACAAAAGGATTGTCTCGATGTCCAACAATGGCTCGTCACCGCTGGTGCTTTGGTATAACCAACTCGGCATGAATGATGTAGACAGGGTTGGAGGCAAAAATGCCTCCCTGGGTGAAATGATTACGAATCTTTCTGGTATGGGTGTTTCCGTACCGAACGGGTTTGCCACCACCGCTGATGCTTTTGATCAGTTCCTGGACCAAAGCGGTGTTAACCAGCGCATTTATGCACTGCTGGATGAAACCGACATTGACGACGTTTCCGCATTAGCGAAAGCGGGCGCGCAGATCCGTCAATGGATCATTGATACGCCGTTCCAGAGTGAACTGGAAAATGCGATTCGCGATGCCTATACCCAGCTGTCCGCTGATGACGCTGAGGCTTCTTTTGCCGTTCGCTCCTCCGCGACCGCCGAAGATATGCCGGATGCTTCCTTCGCCGGGCAGCAAGAGACATTCCTCAACGTGCAGGGCTTTGACGCCGTGCTTGTCGCGGTGAAGCACGTCTTTGCTTCGCTGTTTAACGATCGCGCAATCTCCTACCGCGTGCATCAGGGTTACGATCACCGCGGCGTGGCGCTCTCCGCCGGGGTGCAGAGAATGGTGCGCTCCGATCTCGCCTCATCCGGCGTGATGTTCTCCATTGATACCGAGTCCGGCTTTGATCAGGTGGTGTTTATCACCTCCGCCTGGGGACTCGGCGAAATGGTCGTACAGGGCGCGGTGAACCCGGATGAATTCTATGTCCATAAGCCGACGCTGGAAGCGGGTCGCCCGGCCATTGTGCGTCGCACCATGGGGTCGAAAAAGATCCGCATGATTTACGCCCCGACCCAGGAACACGGGAAACAGGTGCGTATCGAAGATGTTCCGCAGGCGCAGCGCGACGTTTTCTCGTTAACCGACGAGGAAGTGCAGGAGCTGGCGAAACAAGCGGTGCAGATCGAGAAACACTACAACCGTCCGATGGATATCGAATGGGCGAAAGATGGCCACACTGGTAAGCTGTTTATCGTACAGGCGCGACCGGAAACCGTGCGTTCGCGCGGCCAGGTGATGGAGCGTTATACCCTCCATGCACAGGGGCAGATTGTTTCCGAAGGGCGTGCCATCGGCCACCGTATTGGTGCGGGTCCGGTAAAAGTTATTCACGATATCAGTGAAATGAACCGCATTGAGCCCGGTGACGTGCTGGTCACCGACATGACCGACCCGGATTGGGAGCCGATCATGAAGAAAGCGGCGGCGATCGTCACCAACCGAGGCGGGCGCACTTGTCACGCAGCGATTATCGCGCGTGAGCTGGGGATCCCGGCGGTAGTGGGCTGCGGTGATGCGACCGAACGCATTGAGGAAAACCAGAACGTCACTGTTTCCTGTGCGGAAGGCGATACTGGCTACGTCTATGCCGAAATCCTCGACTTCAGCATTAAGAGCTCCAGCGTTGGCGAAATGCCGGATCTGCCGCTGAAGATCATGATGAACGTCGGCAACCCGGACAGGGCCTTCGACTTCGCCTGCTTGCCGAATGAAGGCGTGGGCCTGGCGCGTCTGGAGTTTATCATCAACCGAATGATTGGCGTTCACCCGCGCGCGCTGCTGGAGTTTGACGATCAGGAACCGGCTTTGCAGAACGAAATCCGCGAGCTAATGAAAGGCTACGACTCGCCGAAAGAGTTCTACGTTGGTCGTCTGACTGAGGGGATCTCGACGCTTGGCGCGGCATTCTTCCCGAAACGAGTGATTGTGCGTCTCTCCGACTTTAA is part of the Klebsiella huaxiensis genome and encodes:
- the ppsR gene encoding posphoenolpyruvate synthetase regulatory kinase/phosphorylase PpsR — translated: MESAVDRHVFYISDGTAITAEVLGHAVMSQFPVAISSVTLPFVENISRARAVKEQIDAIFQQTGIRPLVFYSIVIPEIRDIIMQSEGFCQDIVQALVAPLQQELRLDPSPIAHRTHGLTPGNLNKYDARIAAIDYTLAHDDGISLRNLDQAQVILLGVSRCGKTPTSLYLAMQYGIRAANYPFIADDMDNLILPASLKPLQHKLFGLTINPERLAAIREERRENSRYASMRQCRMEVTEVEALYRKNKIPCLNSTNYSVEEIATKIMDIMGLSRRMY
- the ppsA gene encoding phosphoenolpyruvate synthase; the protein is MSNNGSSPLVLWYNQLGMNDVDRVGGKNASLGEMITNLSGMGVSVPNGFATTADAFDQFLDQSGVNQRIYALLDETDIDDVSALAKAGAQIRQWIIDTPFQSELENAIRDAYTQLSADDAEASFAVRSSATAEDMPDASFAGQQETFLNVQGFDAVLVAVKHVFASLFNDRAISYRVHQGYDHRGVALSAGVQRMVRSDLASSGVMFSIDTESGFDQVVFITSAWGLGEMVVQGAVNPDEFYVHKPTLEAGRPAIVRRTMGSKKIRMIYAPTQEHGKQVRIEDVPQAQRDVFSLTDEEVQELAKQAVQIEKHYNRPMDIEWAKDGHTGKLFIVQARPETVRSRGQVMERYTLHAQGQIVSEGRAIGHRIGAGPVKVIHDISEMNRIEPGDVLVTDMTDPDWEPIMKKAAAIVTNRGGRTCHAAIIARELGIPAVVGCGDATERIEENQNVTVSCAEGDTGYVYAEILDFSIKSSSVGEMPDLPLKIMMNVGNPDRAFDFACLPNEGVGLARLEFIINRMIGVHPRALLEFDDQEPALQNEIRELMKGYDSPKEFYVGRLTEGISTLGAAFFPKRVIVRLSDFKSNEYANLVGGERYEPEEENPMLGFRGAGRYVSESFRDCFALECDAVKRVRNDMGLTNVEIMVPFVRTVAQAKAVVEELERQGLKRGENGLKLIMMCEIPSNALLADQFLEYFDGFSIGSNDMTQLALGLDRDSGVVSELFDERNEAVKALLSMAIRAAKKQGKYVGICGQGPSDHEDFAAWLMEEGIDSLSLNPDTVVQTWLGLAELNK